A DNA window from Mastomys coucha isolate ucsf_1 unplaced genomic scaffold, UCSF_Mcou_1 pScaffold21, whole genome shotgun sequence contains the following coding sequences:
- the Dbp gene encoding D site-binding protein, with product MARPLSDRTPGPLLLGGPAGAPPGGGALLGLRSLLQGNSKPKEPASCLLKEKERKATLPSAPVPGPGLETAGPADAPSGAVSGGGSPRGRSGPVAGPSLFAPLLWERTLPFGDVEYVDLDAFLLEHGLPPSPPPPGGLSPAPSPARTPAPSPGPGSCSSSSPRSSPGHAPARATLGAAGGHRAGLTSRDTPSPVDPDTVEVLMTFEPDPADLALSSIPGHETFDPRRHRFSEEELKPQPIMKKARKVQVPEEQKDEKYWSRRYKNNEAAKRSRDARRLKENQISVRAAFLEKENALLRQEVVAVRQELSHYRAVLSRYQAQHGTL from the exons ATGGCGCGGCCTCTGAGCGACAGGACCCCGGGCCCCCTGCTGCTGGGTGGCCCGGCTGGGGCCCCCCCTGGCGGGGGAGCGCTGCTTGGGCTGAGGAGCCTTCTGCAGGGAAACAGCAAGCCCAAAGAACCGGCCAGCT GTCTCCTGAAGGAAAAGGAGCGCAAGGCAACTCTGCCCTCAGCCCCCGTCCCGGGACCGGGCCTGGAAACGGCTGGCCCAGCCGATGCCCCGAGTGGGGCCGTTAGTGGCGGTGGGTCCCCTCGGGGGCGCTCAGGGCCTGTGGCTGGCCCGAGTCTTTTTGCGCCGCTGCTGTGGGAACGCACTTTGCCTTTCGGGGACGTGGAATACGTGGACCTGGACGCCTTCTTGCTGGAGCACGGGCTACCGCCGAGCCCGCCGCCCCCCGGGGGCCTATCACCCGCACCCTCTCCAGCGCGCACTCCGGCGCCCTCCCCGGGGCCCGGCTCTTGCAGCTCCTCTTCCCCCCGCTCCTCGCCTGGGCACGCCCCCGCGCGGGCCACTCTGGGAGCCGCCGGCGGCCACCGCGCAG GCTTGACCTCTAGAGACACACCCAGTCCCGTGGACCCAGACACGGTGGAGGTGCTAATGACCTTCGAACCTGATCCCGCTGATCTTGCCCTGTCAAGCATTCCAGGCCATGAGACTTTTGACCCTCGGAGACACCGCTTCTCAGAGGAGGAACTGAAGCCTCAGCCAATCATGAAGAAGGCAAGGAAAGTCCAGGTGCCAGAGGAACAGAAG GATGAGAAGTACTGGAGCCGGAGGTACAAGAACAATGAAGCAGCCAAAAGGTCGAGAGATGCAAGAAGACTCAAGGAGAACCAGATATCTGTGCGGGCAGCCTTCCTGGAGAAGGAAAACGCCCTGTTGCGGCAGGAGGTGGTGGCTGTGCGGCAGGAGCTGTCCCACTACCGTGCTGTGCTTTCACGATACCAGGCCCAGCACGGGACACTGTGA
- the Sphk2 gene encoding sphingosine kinase 2, translating to MCLLRGVPLSGDQEITPELLPRKPRLLLLVNPFGGRGLAWQRCMDHVVPIISEAGLSFNLIQTERQNHARELVQGLSLSEWEGIVTVSGDGLLYEVLNGLLDRPDWEDAVRMPIGVLPCGSGNALAGAVNRHGGFEQTVGVDLLLNCSLLLCRGVIVVL from the exons ATGTGTCTCCTCCGAGGAGTGCCTCTGTCTGGGGACCAGG AAATCACTCCTGAATTGCTGCCCCGGAAGCCCAGGCTGCTCTTATTGGTCAATCCTTTTGGGGGGCGGGGCCTGGCCTGGCAGCGCTGTATGGACCACGTGGTACCCATAATCTCTGAAGCTGGGCTGTCATTCAACCTCATACAGACAG AACGACAGAACCATGCCCGTGAGCTGGTGCAGGGGTTGAGCCTGAGTGAGTGGGAAGGCATTGTCACTGTGTCTGGAGATGGGCTGCTTTATGAG GTGCTGAATGGGCTCCTTGATCGCCCAGACTGGGAAGACGCCGTGCGGATGCCCATTGGTGTCCTCCCCTGTGGTTCGGGCAATGCACTAGCTGGGGCGGTTAACCGTCATGGCGG GTTTGAGCAGACTGTCGGTGTTGACCTGTTGCTCAACTGCTCGCTTCTTCTCTGCCGGGGTG TTATTGTGGTCCTATAA
- the Ca11 gene encoding carbonic anhydrase-related protein 11 isoform X1: MGGAARLSAPQALVLWAALGAAAHIGPAPDPEDWWSYKENLQGNFVPGPPFWGLVNAAWSLCAVGKRQSPVDVELKRVLYDPFLPPLRLSTGGEKLRGTLYNTGRHVSFLPASRPVVNVSGGPLLYSHRLSELRLLFGARDGAGSEHQINHQGFSAEVQLIHFNQELYGNLSAATRGPNGLAILSLFVNVAGSSNPFLSRLLNRDTITRISYKNDAYFLQDLSLELLFPESFGFITYQGSLSTPPCSETVTWILIDRALNITSLQMHSLRLLSQNPPSQIFQSLSGNGRPLQPLAHRALRGNRDPRHPERRCRGPNYRLHGMLNVYPPPRLDSLHLFPVVSLCDTSLVLSHLSIWNSVVQPTLLCSLV, encoded by the exons ATGGGGGGTGCCGCTCGCCTGAGCGCCCCTCAAGCGCTGGTACTCTGGGCCGCACTGGGAGCGGCAG CTCACATCGGACCTGCACCTGATCCCGAGGACTGGTGGAGCTACAAGGAGAATCTCCAGGGAAACTTCGTGCCAG GGCCTCCCTTCTGGGGCCTGGTGAATGCTGCCTGGAGCCTGTGCGCTGTGGGGAAGCGGCAGAGCCCCGTGGATGTGGAGCTGAAGCGGGTTCTTTATGACCCCTTTCTGCCCCCACTCAGGCTCAGCACCGGAGGAGAGAAG CTCCGGGGAACATTGTACAACACTGGCCGCCATGTCTCCTTCCTACCTGCATCTCGACCTGTGGTCAACGTGTCTGGGGGTCCCCTTCTTTATAGCCACCGACTCAGTGAACTGCGGCTGCTGTTCGGAGCTCGAGATGGTGCCGGCTCTGAACACCAGATCAACCACCAAGGCTTCTCTGCTGAG GTGCAGCTAATTCACTTCAACCAAGAACTCTATGGGAATCTCAGTGCTGCCACAAGGGGCCCCAACGGCCTGGCCATTCTCAGCCTCTTTGTCAAT GTGGCTGGCAGCTCCAACCCATTCCTCAGTCGCCTCCTCAACCGGGACACTATCACCCGAATCTCCTACAAAA ATGATGCCTACTTCCTTCAAGACCTGAGCCTGGAGCTCCTGTTCCCAGAATCCTTCGGCTTCATCACCTATCAGGGATCTCTCAGCACTCCTCCCTGCTCTGAGACTGTCACCTGGATCCTCATCGACAGGGCTCTCAATATTACCTCCCTCCAG ATGCACTCCCTGAGACTCCTGAGCCAGAATCCCCCCTCCCAGATCTTCCAGAGCCTCAGTGGTAATGGCCGGCCCTTGCAGCCCCTGGCCCACAGAGCCTTGAGGGGCAACAGGGACCCCCGGCACCCCGAGAGGCGCTGCCGAGGCCCCAACTACCGCCTGCATGGTATGCTTAATGTGTACCCTCCTCCACGTCTTGATAGTCTGCACTTATTCCCAGTGGTGTCTCTGTGTGACACATCCCTCGTCCTTTCTCACCTCTCCATATGGAACAGCGTGGTGCAGCCCACCCTTCTTTGCAGCTTAGTGTAA
- the Ca11 gene encoding carbonic anhydrase-related protein 11 isoform X2, whose protein sequence is MGGAARLSAPQALVLWAALGAAAHIGPAPDPEDWWSYKENLQGNFVPGPPFWGLVNAAWSLCAVGKRQSPVDVELKRVLYDPFLPPLRLSTGGEKLRGTLYNTGRHVSFLPASRPVVNVSGGPLLYSHRLSELRLLFGARDGAGSEHQINHQGFSAEVQLIHFNQELYGNLSAATRGPNGLAILSLFVNVAGSSNPFLSRLLNRDTITRISYKNDAYFLQDLSLELLFPESFGFITYQGSLSTPPCSETVTWILIDRALNITSLQMHSLRLLSQNPPSQIFQSLSGNGRPLQPLAHRALRGNRDPRHPERRCRGPNYRLHVDGGPHGR, encoded by the exons ATGGGGGGTGCCGCTCGCCTGAGCGCCCCTCAAGCGCTGGTACTCTGGGCCGCACTGGGAGCGGCAG CTCACATCGGACCTGCACCTGATCCCGAGGACTGGTGGAGCTACAAGGAGAATCTCCAGGGAAACTTCGTGCCAG GGCCTCCCTTCTGGGGCCTGGTGAATGCTGCCTGGAGCCTGTGCGCTGTGGGGAAGCGGCAGAGCCCCGTGGATGTGGAGCTGAAGCGGGTTCTTTATGACCCCTTTCTGCCCCCACTCAGGCTCAGCACCGGAGGAGAGAAG CTCCGGGGAACATTGTACAACACTGGCCGCCATGTCTCCTTCCTACCTGCATCTCGACCTGTGGTCAACGTGTCTGGGGGTCCCCTTCTTTATAGCCACCGACTCAGTGAACTGCGGCTGCTGTTCGGAGCTCGAGATGGTGCCGGCTCTGAACACCAGATCAACCACCAAGGCTTCTCTGCTGAG GTGCAGCTAATTCACTTCAACCAAGAACTCTATGGGAATCTCAGTGCTGCCACAAGGGGCCCCAACGGCCTGGCCATTCTCAGCCTCTTTGTCAAT GTGGCTGGCAGCTCCAACCCATTCCTCAGTCGCCTCCTCAACCGGGACACTATCACCCGAATCTCCTACAAAA ATGATGCCTACTTCCTTCAAGACCTGAGCCTGGAGCTCCTGTTCCCAGAATCCTTCGGCTTCATCACCTATCAGGGATCTCTCAGCACTCCTCCCTGCTCTGAGACTGTCACCTGGATCCTCATCGACAGGGCTCTCAATATTACCTCCCTCCAG ATGCACTCCCTGAGACTCCTGAGCCAGAATCCCCCCTCCCAGATCTTCCAGAGCCTCAGTGGTAATGGCCGGCCCTTGCAGCCCCTGGCCCACAGAGCCTTGAGGGGCAACAGGGACCCCCGGCACCCCGAGAGGCGCTGCCGAGGCCCCAACTACCGCCTGCATG TGGACGGTGGTCCTCATGGTCGCTGA